From a single Camelus bactrianus isolate YW-2024 breed Bactrian camel chromosome 11, ASM4877302v1, whole genome shotgun sequence genomic region:
- the LOC105066911 gene encoding olfactory receptor 226-like gives MSAGGNHSEVTEFILVGFPGSLRLHVGLLVLFLPVYLLTVTENVLIIAVIRVSPLLHKPMYVFLGNLSFLEVWYVSVTVPKLLLSLVAPEFRRISFAGCMAQLYFFLALACTECALLGVMAYDRYVAICSPLRYPAIMSPRLCSLLATGSWLSGFAISVGKVFFISRLGYCGPNVMNHFFCDVSPLLNLACSDMSVAELVDFLLALLILLGPLLLTVSSYTAIISAVLRIPSAAGRHKAFSTCASHLAVVVIFYSASLFIYARPRAIYSFDLNKLVSVVYTVLTPLLNPIIYCLRNREVKEALHRVVQGAAQTLGASS, from the coding sequence ATGTCTGCAGGTGGCAACCACTCGGAAGTGACCGAGTTCATCCTGGTGGGCTTCCCGGGCTCGCTGAGACTCCACGTGGGCCTGCTGGTGCTGTTCCTGCCGGTCTACCTGCTGACCGTCACGGAGAACGTGCTCATCATCGCGGTGATCCGTGTCAGCCCTCTACTGCACAAGCCCATGTACGTCTTCCTCGGCAACCTGTCCTTCCTGGAGGTGTGGTACGTCTCCGTCACGGTGCCCAAGTTGCTGCTCAGCCTGGTGGCGCCCGAGTTCCGCCGCATCTCCTTCGCGGGCTGCATGGCACAGCTGTACTTCTTCCTAGCGCTGGCCTGCACCGAGTGCGCGCTCCTGGGCGTCATGGCCTAcgaccgctacgtggccatctgcagCCCCCTGCGCTACCCGGCCATCATGAGCCCCCGCCTCTGCAGCCTCCTGGCCACTGGCTCTTGGCTCTCGGGCTTCGCCATCTCCGTGGGAAAGGTCTTCTTCATCTCGCGCCTGGGCTACTGCGGCCCCAACGTCATGAACCACTTCTTCTGCGATGTGTCCCCACTGCTGAACCTGGCATGCTCCGACATGTCTGTGGCGGAGCTCGTGGACTTCCTCCTGGCGCTGCTCATCCTGCTGGGGCCGCTGCTGCTCACTGTCTCCTCCTACACCGCCATCATCAGCGCAGTGCTGCGCATCCCGTCTGCCGCCGGCCGGCACAAGGCTTTCTCTACCTGCGCCTCGCACCTGGCCGTGGTGGTCATCTTCTACTCGGCCTCCCTCTTCATCTACGCCCGGCCTCGCGCCATCTACTCCTTCGACCTCAACAAGCTGGTGTCCGTGGTCTACACCGTGCTCACGCCCCTGCTCAACCCCATCATCTACTGCCTGCGGAACCGGGAGGTCAAGGAGGCCCTGCACAGGGTGGTGCAGGGGGCGGCCCAGACCCTGGGCGCCTCGTCCTAG
- the LOC105067452 gene encoding olfactory receptor 287-like — MVWGRSQNLSTQGQFVLLGFPGPRGLQVGLFLLFLVRYALTVAGNLAIITLVRAHRHLQTPMYFFLCNLSFLEIWFTTACVPKTLATFASQSGAISFAGCVAQMYFVFSLGCTEYFLLAAMAYDRYLAICLPLCYGSIMTPSLSAHLALGSWLCGFSAITVPAALITRLSFCGSRIINHFFCDITPWIVLSCSDRRPVELASFGIAFCVILGSCFITLVSYAYIIVTIVGIPSAQGRGRAFSTCSSHLTVVLIWYGSTVFLHVRTSVESSLDLTKAITVLNTIITPVLNPFIYTLRNKDVKEALQSWMWGKWAPGDHSAQLKMAL, encoded by the coding sequence ATGGTCTGGGGCCGCAGCCAGAACCTGTCCACCCAGGGGCAGTTCGTCCTGCTGGGCTTCCCGGGGCCACGGGGCCTACAGGTTGGGCTCTTCCTGCTGTTCCTGGTCAGGTACGCGCTCACGGTGGCTGGGAACCTGGCCATCATCACGCTGGTCAGGGCGCACCGGCACCTGCAGacgcccatgtacttcttcctctgCAACCTCTCCTTCCTGGAGATCTGGTTCACCACGGCCTGCGTGCCCAAGACCCTGGCCACCTTCGCCTCGCAGAGCGGAGCCATCTCCTTCGCCGGCTGTGTGGCACAGATGTACTTCGTCTTCTCGCTGGGCTGCACCGAGTACTTCCTGCTGGCGgccatggcctatgaccgctaccTGGCCATCTGTCTGCCGCTGTGCTACGGCAGCATCATGACGCCCAGCCTCTCTGCCCACCTTGCCCTGGGCTCCTGGCTGTGCGGCTTCTCTGCCATCACAGTGCCAGCCGCCCTCATCACCCGCCTCTCCTTCTGTGGCTCCCGCATCATCAACCACTTCTTCTGCGACATCACGCCCTGGATTGTGCTGTCCTGCAGCGACAGGCGGCCGGTGGAGCTGGCGTCCTTTGGCATTGCCTTCTGCGTCATCCTGGGCTCCTGCTTCATCACGCTGGTCTCCTACGCCTACATCATCGTCACCATCGTCGGGATCCCCTCGGCCCAGGGTCGGGGCAgggccttctccacctgctcctcccacctcacAGTGGTCCTCATCTGGTACGGCTCCACTGTCTTCCTGCACGTGAGGACCTCGGTGGAGAGCTCGCTGGACCTGACCAAGGCCATCACCGTGCTCAACACCATCATCACCCCGGTGCTGAACCCCTTCATCTACACCCTGAGGAATAAGGATGTCAAGGAGGCTCTGCAGAGTTGGATGTGGGGGAAGTGGGCCCCTGGGGACCACTCTGCACAGCTGAAAATGGCACTCTGA